In Nostoc sp. CENA543, a single genomic region encodes these proteins:
- the clpP gene encoding ATP-dependent Clp endopeptidase proteolytic subunit ClpP — protein MTIPIVIEQSGRGERAFDIYSRLLRERIIFLGQQVDNNIANLIVAQLLFLDAEDPEKDIYLYINSPGGSVTAGMGIFDTMNQIRPDVCTICTGLAASMGAFLLSAGAKGKRMSLPHSRIMIHQPLGGAQGQATDIEIQAREILYHKKKLNEYLAAHTGQPLERIAEDTERDFFMSPQEAKEYGLIDQVIDRHSAGSRPVAVVS, from the coding sequence ATGACTATTCCTATCGTCATTGAACAATCAGGTCGCGGTGAACGCGCCTTTGATATTTACTCACGCCTGTTGCGTGAGCGAATTATCTTTTTGGGTCAACAGGTTGACAACAACATAGCTAACTTGATTGTGGCTCAATTACTTTTCCTGGATGCGGAAGACCCAGAAAAAGACATTTATTTGTATATAAATTCTCCTGGCGGTTCGGTGACAGCTGGCATGGGGATTTTCGATACTATGAACCAGATTCGCCCTGATGTCTGTACTATTTGTACTGGGCTAGCGGCAAGTATGGGTGCTTTTCTCTTGAGTGCTGGCGCGAAAGGTAAGCGGATGAGTCTACCCCATTCTCGGATTATGATTCACCAACCTTTAGGCGGCGCACAAGGTCAAGCTACCGATATTGAAATTCAAGCGCGAGAAATTCTCTACCACAAGAAAAAACTCAATGAGTATTTAGCCGCACATACCGGTCAGCCACTTGAGCGCATTGCAGAAGATACCGAACGCGACTTCTTTATGTCACCACAGGAAGCCAAAGAATACGGCTTGATTGACCAAGTAATTGACCGTCATTCTGCGGGTAGTCGTCCGGTAGCTGTTGTCAGTTAA
- a CDS encoding pentapeptide repeat-containing protein, which yields MKYWRVLASFVLAMVLLLFPVSAEAASSSSITRSAGDEVKGKDFSGQSLIGSEFTNVDLENANFTNADLRGGVFNGTVLEGVNLHGVDFTDGIAYLAKFKNADLSDAVFTNAMMLRSTFDNVDVTGTDFTNAVLDGLQVKKLCAKADGVNSKTGVDTRESLGCR from the coding sequence ATGAAATATTGGCGAGTGCTAGCTAGTTTTGTCTTAGCGATGGTTTTATTATTGTTTCCTGTGTCGGCGGAGGCTGCTAGTTCTTCCAGCATTACCCGTTCGGCTGGTGATGAGGTTAAGGGTAAGGATTTTAGTGGTCAAAGTTTAATTGGTAGTGAGTTTACCAATGTGGATTTAGAGAATGCTAACTTTACCAATGCTGACTTACGGGGTGGCGTGTTTAACGGTACTGTTCTGGAGGGTGTGAATCTACATGGTGTAGATTTCACTGATGGTATTGCTTATCTAGCTAAGTTTAAAAACGCTGATTTAAGTGATGCAGTATTCACCAATGCGATGATGTTGCGTTCTACTTTTGATAATGTTGATGTCACTGGAACAGATTTTACTAATGCGGTTTTAGATGGGCTACAGGTGAAGAAACTTTGTGCTAAGGCTGATGGTGTGAATTCTAAAACTGGTGTCGATACTCGTGAGTCTTTGGGTTGTCGATAA
- the gcvT gene encoding glycine cleavage system aminomethyltransferase GcvT, protein MANQQNSAETLARTPLYQQGVELQARFTSFGGWEMPVQYSGITREHEAVRNAAGMFDISHMGKFTLQGKKLISQLQSLVPSDLSRLQPGQAQYTVLLNPQAGIIDDIIVYYQGEDATGTQQAFIIVNAATTSKDKAWLLQHLDQNEVNFQDLSSEKVLIAVQGPKAISYLQPFVTANLQPIKAFGHIQTTILGQPAFLARTGYTGEDGFEVLLDPEIGVELWRNLYEAGVIPCGLGARDTLRLEAAMALYGQDIDDTTTPLEAGLGWLVHLDTKGDFIGRDVLQQQKTAGVQRRLVGLQTQGRNIARHGYPVIADDKIIGEVTSGTLSPTLGYPVALAYVPTQFSKVGQQLAVEIRTKTYPATVVKRPFYKSKNKPSI, encoded by the coding sequence GTGGCTAATCAACAAAACTCTGCCGAAACCTTAGCGCGAACCCCTTTATATCAACAGGGTGTAGAACTCCAAGCCCGCTTTACCAGCTTTGGTGGTTGGGAAATGCCGGTACAATATAGCGGTATTACTCGCGAACATGAAGCTGTACGCAACGCAGCCGGGATGTTTGATATTTCCCATATGGGCAAATTTACCCTACAAGGTAAAAAACTAATTTCGCAACTCCAGAGTTTAGTACCTTCCGATTTAAGTCGTTTACAACCAGGACAAGCCCAATACACAGTATTATTAAATCCCCAAGCCGGAATCATTGACGATATCATTGTCTATTACCAAGGCGAAGATGCCACCGGGACACAACAAGCATTTATCATCGTCAATGCAGCCACCACCAGCAAAGACAAAGCATGGTTATTACAGCATCTTGACCAAAACGAGGTCAATTTTCAAGACCTATCATCTGAAAAAGTCTTAATTGCCGTGCAAGGGCCAAAAGCCATAAGTTATTTACAACCCTTCGTCACAGCAAACTTACAACCCATTAAGGCTTTCGGTCATATCCAAACCACCATACTAGGTCAACCCGCCTTTCTTGCCCGTACTGGTTACACTGGGGAAGACGGTTTTGAAGTATTATTAGACCCAGAAATCGGCGTAGAACTATGGCGAAATCTGTATGAAGCTGGTGTTATTCCCTGCGGACTAGGGGCGCGAGATACCCTACGCCTAGAAGCAGCGATGGCACTTTACGGTCAAGATATCGACGACACCACCACACCCCTAGAAGCTGGCTTAGGTTGGTTAGTTCATCTTGATACCAAAGGCGATTTTATCGGTCGAGACGTTTTACAACAACAAAAAACTGCTGGTGTGCAACGCCGACTCGTCGGTTTACAAACCCAAGGACGCAACATCGCCCGTCATGGCTACCCAGTCATTGCAGACGATAAAATCATTGGGGAAGTCACAAGCGGAACTCTTTCCCCCACACTAGGTTATCCCGTGGCTTTAGCTTACGTTCCTACCCAGTTTTCCAAAGTGGGACAGCAACTAGCTGTAGAAATTCGCACTAAAACATACCCAGCCACCGTTGTGAAACGTCCCTTTTACAAATCGAAAAACAAACCCTCAATATAG
- the gcvP gene encoding aminomethyl-transferring glycine dehydrogenase has protein sequence MVSFASISQSSDGLRPTEGNRQNQSLDQTANFIQRHIGVNSQDIQQMLDVLGLSTLEDLIDKTVPASIRLNQPLQLPTAQTEYAALAKLKQIAQKNQVFRSYIGMGYYDAITPPVIQRNILENPGWYTAYTPYQPEIAQGRLEALLNFQTMIIDLTGLEIANASLLDEGTATAEAMTMSYGVCKNKATAYFVSRDCHPQTIDVLQTRAKPLGIEIIIGDHQTFDFAQPIFGAVLQYPASDGTIYDYRAFIAKAHAEGALVTVAADPLSLTLLTPPGELGADIAVGSTQRFGIPLGFGGPHAAYFATKEEYKRQVPGRIVGVSKDVQGKTALRLALQTREQHIRREKATSNICTAQVLLAVMAGMYAIYHGPDGLKNIAANIHQLTAILAAGLQRLGYKISSQNFFDTLRVELGTQNLDTILADCQARNINLRVFDKTAVGISLDETTTLEDVIELWQIFALTDELPFTAAELTVASHIALPRNSAYLTHPVFNRYHSETELLRYLHQLETKDLSLNTSMIPLGSCTMKLNATAEMIPVTWAEFGKIHPFAPASQTQGYQILFQQLEAWLAEITGFAGISLQPNAGSQGEYAGLLVIRQYHESRQEAHRNVCLIPTSAHGTNPASAVMCGMKVVAVACDADGNIDVTDLKAKAAKHSHELAALMVTYPSTHGVFEEAIQEICAIVHSHGGQVYMDGANMNAQVGICRPGDIGADVCHLNLHKTFCIPHGGGGPGMGPIGVASHLVPFLPGHPVVPATTQHGLNAPLPLTPLSTHHSPCGAVAAAPWGSASILVISWMYIVMMGAAGLTQATKIAILNANYIAKRLENHYPVLYKGQNGLVAHECILDLRSLKKSANIEIDDVAKRLMDYGFHAPTVSWPVAGTIMVEPTESESKAELDRFCDALIAIRQEIAEIESGKMDAEDNLLKNAPHTAASLIVGEWTHPYSREQAAYPAPWTREHKFWPSVGRIDAAFGDRNFVCSCLPMDAYQ, from the coding sequence GTGGTATCTTTTGCATCTATTTCTCAGTCTAGCGATGGGCTACGCCCCACCGAAGGTAATCGCCAAAATCAATCACTAGATCAAACAGCTAATTTTATACAAAGGCATATAGGGGTAAATTCTCAAGATATCCAGCAAATGCTTGATGTTTTAGGATTATCCACCCTAGAAGACCTGATTGATAAAACCGTACCCGCATCTATTAGGCTAAATCAACCGCTACAATTACCAACCGCACAAACTGAGTACGCCGCCTTAGCAAAATTAAAACAAATTGCTCAGAAAAATCAGGTATTTCGCTCATACATTGGTATGGGATATTACGATGCTATTACTCCCCCAGTAATTCAACGTAATATTCTAGAAAATCCTGGTTGGTATACTGCCTACACCCCCTATCAACCAGAAATTGCCCAAGGACGACTCGAAGCCCTGTTAAATTTCCAAACCATGATTATTGATTTAACAGGTTTGGAAATTGCCAACGCCTCATTATTAGATGAAGGTACAGCCACCGCCGAAGCAATGACCATGAGCTACGGCGTGTGCAAAAATAAAGCCACTGCTTATTTTGTTTCCCGTGATTGTCATCCCCAAACTATTGATGTCTTACAAACACGGGCTAAACCCTTGGGCATTGAAATTATTATCGGTGATCATCAGACCTTTGATTTTGCTCAACCAATTTTCGGGGCTGTTTTGCAATATCCCGCCAGTGATGGCACTATCTATGACTACCGCGCTTTTATCGCAAAAGCCCATGCTGAGGGTGCATTGGTAACGGTAGCAGCAGATCCCCTAAGTTTAACTTTACTCACCCCTCCCGGTGAACTAGGGGCAGACATCGCCGTCGGTAGCACTCAACGCTTTGGTATTCCTCTGGGTTTTGGCGGCCCTCACGCTGCGTACTTCGCCACCAAGGAAGAATACAAACGACAAGTCCCAGGGCGCATTGTCGGTGTGTCGAAAGATGTCCAAGGTAAAACTGCTTTGCGTCTAGCTTTGCAAACCCGTGAACAACACATCCGCCGAGAAAAAGCCACCAGTAATATTTGCACAGCCCAGGTGTTACTAGCTGTGATGGCAGGTATGTATGCCATTTATCATGGCCCCGATGGACTAAAAAATATTGCGGCGAATATTCACCAGTTAACTGCTATTTTGGCGGCAGGTTTACAACGTCTAGGTTACAAGATTAGTTCTCAAAACTTCTTTGATACTCTGCGGGTAGAATTGGGAACGCAAAATCTAGATACTATTCTCGCAGACTGCCAAGCCAGAAACATTAATTTACGGGTTTTTGATAAGACTGCTGTCGGTATCTCTTTAGATGAAACCACAACTTTAGAAGATGTCATTGAACTCTGGCAGATTTTTGCTTTGACAGATGAGTTACCCTTCACCGCCGCCGAATTAACGGTTGCTTCTCATATTGCCTTACCCCGTAATAGTGCATATCTCACTCACCCCGTTTTCAACCGTTATCACTCGGAAACAGAACTACTGCGTTACCTGCACCAACTAGAAACCAAGGACTTATCTCTCAATACATCAATGATTCCCTTGGGTTCTTGCACCATGAAATTAAACGCCACAGCCGAAATGATTCCGGTGACATGGGCAGAATTTGGGAAAATTCACCCCTTTGCACCAGCATCACAAACCCAAGGTTATCAAATTCTCTTTCAACAGCTAGAGGCGTGGTTAGCAGAAATCACCGGTTTTGCGGGAATTTCCCTGCAACCAAACGCAGGTTCACAAGGGGAATACGCCGGACTGTTGGTAATTCGTCAATACCACGAAAGCCGACAAGAAGCACACCGCAACGTTTGTTTAATTCCCACCTCAGCCCACGGCACAAACCCCGCCAGTGCGGTCATGTGTGGCATGAAAGTAGTAGCAGTTGCCTGTGATGCTGACGGTAATATTGATGTTACTGACTTAAAAGCCAAAGCAGCCAAACACAGTCATGAACTAGCGGCGTTGATGGTGACATATCCTTCAACGCATGGTGTATTTGAGGAAGCCATACAGGAAATCTGTGCCATCGTGCATAGTCACGGCGGCCAAGTCTACATGGACGGTGCAAATATGAACGCCCAAGTCGGTATTTGCCGCCCTGGTGACATTGGTGCAGATGTATGTCACCTAAACTTACACAAAACCTTCTGTATCCCCCACGGCGGCGGCGGCCCAGGTATGGGGCCAATTGGCGTTGCATCCCATCTCGTCCCCTTCTTACCAGGACACCCTGTTGTACCTGCAACCACTCAGCACGGGCTAAACGCCCCGCTTCCGCTAACACCACTCAGCACTCACCACTCTCCTTGCGGTGCAGTAGCGGCTGCACCTTGGGGAAGTGCGAGTATTTTGGTGATTTCTTGGATGTATATTGTGATGATGGGGGCTGCTGGGTTGACGCAAGCGACAAAAATCGCCATTCTCAACGCCAATTACATCGCCAAGAGATTAGAAAACCACTATCCGGTATTGTACAAAGGGCAGAATGGGTTAGTTGCCCATGAATGTATTTTAGACTTGCGATCGCTCAAAAAATCCGCCAACATCGAAATTGATGATGTAGCAAAACGCCTCATGGACTACGGTTTCCATGCGCCCACTGTCTCTTGGCCTGTGGCGGGTACAATCATGGTTGAACCCACAGAAAGCGAATCGAAAGCAGAATTAGACCGTTTCTGTGATGCGCTAATAGCAATTAGGCAAGAAATCGCTGAAATTGAGTCAGGTAAGATGGATGCTGAAGATAACCTCTTGAAAAACGCACCCCACACCGCCGCTAGCCTCATCGTTGGCGAATGGACTCACCCCTATTCCCGCGAACAAGCCGCCTACCCTGCACCGTGGACAAGAGAACATAAATTCTGGCCGAGTGTAGGTAGAATTGACGCAGCTTTTGGAGACAGAAACTTTGTTTGTTCTTGTTTACCAATGGACGCTTATCAATAA
- the gcvH gene encoding glycine cleavage system protein GcvH, giving the protein MSSFNYPEDLRYLDTHEYVRLDGEIATVGITEFAVDQLGDVVFLDLPEIGDLLTKGERFGTIESVKAVEELNTPVTGTVIERNEALIDSPEAVADDPYGEGWLLKLRVNDPDEFNDGMTADEYRSEVEGA; this is encoded by the coding sequence ATGTCTTCGTTTAATTACCCTGAAGATTTAAGATATTTGGATACTCATGAATACGTGCGGCTAGATGGGGAAATAGCTACTGTGGGTATTACTGAATTTGCTGTAGACCAATTAGGTGATGTGGTATTTTTGGACTTGCCAGAAATTGGTGATTTGCTGACCAAGGGAGAAAGGTTTGGTACGATTGAATCCGTGAAGGCTGTGGAAGAGTTAAATACACCAGTCACCGGTACAGTTATCGAACGCAATGAGGCTTTAATTGATTCTCCTGAAGCAGTAGCAGATGACCCCTATGGAGAAGGGTGGCTATTAAAACTGCGTGTTAATGACCCTGATGAATTTAATGATGGTATGACAGCAGACGAGTATCGCTCGGAAGTAGAAGGGGCTTAG
- a CDS encoding flavin prenyltransferase UbiX: protein MTNHSKPLIIGVSGASGLIYAVRTLKYLLAADYEVELVASKSSYMVWQAEQDIRMPSEPNQQEQFWREQAGVSQAGKLRCHPWSNVGANIASGSFRTLGMIVIPCSMSTVAKLAVGLSSDLLERAADVHIKEGRKLVVVPRETPFSLIHLRNLTTLAETGVRIVPAIPAWYHNPHSVEDLVDFVVARALDQLDIDCIPIQRWEGNK from the coding sequence GTGACAAATCATAGCAAACCCCTAATTATCGGCGTATCAGGTGCATCTGGTCTGATTTACGCAGTTCGTACCCTCAAATATCTTCTAGCAGCTGACTATGAAGTCGAATTAGTCGCCTCTAAATCAAGTTACATGGTTTGGCAAGCCGAACAGGATATTCGGATGCCCTCAGAACCAAATCAACAGGAGCAATTCTGGCGCGAACAAGCCGGAGTTTCCCAAGCAGGTAAATTGCGTTGTCACCCTTGGAGTAACGTCGGAGCCAACATCGCTAGTGGTTCTTTCCGTACCTTGGGAATGATTGTCATTCCTTGCAGTATGAGTACCGTTGCTAAGTTAGCCGTAGGTTTGAGTTCCGACTTACTAGAAAGAGCCGCCGACGTTCACATTAAAGAGGGACGCAAATTAGTTGTTGTCCCCCGTGAAACCCCCTTTAGCCTGATTCACCTACGAAATTTAACCACCTTAGCAGAAACCGGAGTTCGTATTGTCCCAGCAATTCCCGCCTGGTATCACAACCCACACAGCGTTGAAGACTTAGTTGATTTTGTCGTGGCGCGTGCCTTAGATCAATTAGACATCGACTGCATACCCATACAACGCTGGGAAGGCAATAAATGA
- a CDS encoding LapA family protein — MAVIRLILLIAIMGGLTLLLVQNWSPVLSLDFLGMRSQSLPLALWILFSMTAGAGTSLLITSLFRLSNYFAPSQKIPSTTTARRNTTNKREQFTSEPSTPPPPKSQPDSSSRERFDEEFDDWTNDGANDDWDFDEQPTPAPQPNSANEPKRNSTSYERPQQPNKVSRSGSTYSYSYREPKNTAAGKTESVYDADYRVIVPPYKQPTNDEVNSEEDDDWSFFEDDNWENDQPRK; from the coding sequence ATGGCTGTAATTCGTTTAATTCTATTAATAGCAATCATGGGAGGACTAACGCTGTTGTTAGTTCAAAATTGGTCGCCTGTGCTATCGCTAGATTTTTTGGGTATGCGAAGCCAGTCGTTACCTTTGGCGTTGTGGATTTTGTTTAGTATGACGGCTGGTGCCGGCACATCTCTATTGATTACTAGCTTGTTTCGGCTGTCTAATTATTTTGCGCCTAGTCAAAAAATTCCCTCGACAACAACAGCTAGACGTAACACAACTAACAAGCGCGAACAATTTACATCTGAACCATCAACACCCCCTCCACCTAAAAGCCAGCCAGATTCTAGCAGCAGGGAGAGATTTGACGAAGAATTTGATGACTGGACAAATGATGGTGCTAATGATGATTGGGATTTTGATGAGCAACCAACCCCAGCACCTCAACCGAATTCTGCCAACGAACCAAAACGCAACTCCACTAGTTACGAACGTCCACAGCAACCTAACAAAGTTTCTCGTTCTGGCTCTACCTACTCCTATAGTTACCGCGAACCCAAAAACACCGCCGCCGGGAAAACTGAATCAGTTTATGATGCTGATTACCGAGTCATCGTTCCCCCTTATAAACAACCCACTAACGATGAAGTCAACAGTGAAGAGGATGATGATTGGAGTTTCTTTGAAGATGATAACTGGGAAAACGATCAACCACGTAAATGA
- a CDS encoding ribonuclease R family protein: MEFSIATLLANFTDDKLVARKVLEKKLGCEDEESLEKLHITLEVLEKIGLLAKERGKYRRISEEGLIEAKLRCSSKGFCFAIQDVEGAEDIYIRESHLSNAWNGDRVLVRVLKEGSRRRSPEGEVKLILERSNHTLLARIKQVDGGFRAVPLDDRLLFELKILTNGMKLEEALDHLAHVEVLRYPLAQYPPIGRVVQILGSDAEAAADIDLVTCKHDLSRNFSDAILDAASKLSKRLLKADLKNKLDLRNLFTLAITEVNNDQKVVENAFSLEKTVAGNWQLGFHIADVSHYIQPDEALDREAVKRGRSVYLGDLVLPMLPDAVAERCSLVPKSDRLAISFLITFSAQSGAVLEWEIQPSVIHVDTALTKAKAEGVLAGDVKKESPDVIELLHNLVSISQSVRQARLARGSLQLNLPSTQNPYFDEGILGAVVVDDSPVRSLFTEFVLLVNELMAVHLNALGVPAIWRTQGTPDAEDVQEMLKLAINLGVELALDPEVEIEPLDYQHLTRAFADSPSEQVLTYLLQDTLKPSVYSTTQGSHFGLALPQYIHCTAPLRRYPDLLIQRVYYQLLEHGRDRRNTRVKERVNLRHSSSHTEINWNVLPPELQQELQSDLTRVIVQINDREKEVQEAEADLAGLQKAQLMKQRIGQVFQGVITGVQSYGFFVEIEVPSGDAEVKTNPGVPLRVEGLVHVSSLKDDWYEYRARQQALFGRKNRASYRLGDRVSVQVKSVDYYRQQIDLVTVGSDGLVKGLGVGGVNGDISDIYLANDLEADDLDPYAEE; encoded by the coding sequence ATGGAATTTTCAATCGCTACACTCCTTGCCAATTTCACCGATGATAAATTGGTAGCTCGCAAAGTTTTGGAAAAAAAACTCGGTTGCGAGGACGAAGAAAGTTTAGAAAAACTCCACATCACCTTGGAGGTGTTGGAGAAAATCGGTCTATTGGCGAAGGAACGGGGTAAGTATCGCCGCATTTCAGAAGAAGGTCTAATTGAAGCTAAACTACGTTGTTCTAGTAAGGGCTTTTGCTTCGCGATTCAAGATGTCGAAGGGGCCGAGGATATTTATATCCGTGAAAGTCATTTGAGTAATGCTTGGAATGGCGATCGCGTTTTAGTCAGAGTCCTGAAAGAAGGTAGTCGTCGCCGTTCCCCAGAAGGGGAAGTTAAGTTAATTTTAGAACGTTCTAATCACACTCTACTCGCCCGGATTAAACAAGTAGATGGTGGTTTTCGGGCTGTTCCCCTAGATGACCGTTTGCTGTTTGAGTTAAAAATCTTAACTAACGGCATGAAATTAGAGGAAGCCCTTGACCACCTCGCCCATGTGGAAGTGCTGCGTTATCCTTTAGCCCAATATCCCCCCATCGGTCGGGTAGTACAAATTCTCGGTAGTGACGCAGAAGCCGCAGCTGATATAGATTTAGTTACCTGTAAACACGATTTATCTCGGAATTTTTCAGACGCAATCCTCGATGCAGCTTCTAAGTTATCCAAACGGCTGCTCAAGGCTGACCTGAAAAACAAACTGGATTTACGTAATTTATTTACGCTTGCTATTACGGAAGTAAATAATGACCAGAAGGTAGTAGAAAATGCCTTCAGTCTAGAAAAAACGGTGGCAGGAAACTGGCAATTAGGTTTTCACATCGCCGATGTTTCCCACTATATACAGCCTGACGAAGCTTTAGACAGGGAAGCAGTAAAACGAGGTCGTTCAGTATACTTGGGTGATTTAGTGTTGCCCATGTTACCCGATGCAGTGGCGGAGCGTTGTTCCCTAGTCCCCAAAAGCGATCGCCTGGCCATCTCCTTTTTAATCACCTTCTCTGCCCAATCTGGTGCAGTCTTGGAATGGGAAATCCAACCAAGTGTCATTCATGTAGACACAGCCTTGACCAAAGCCAAAGCCGAGGGGGTACTAGCGGGAGACGTGAAAAAAGAATCTCCCGATGTCATCGAACTATTACACAACTTAGTCAGCATTTCCCAAAGTGTGAGACAAGCCCGCCTCGCCCGTGGTAGCTTGCAGTTAAATCTTCCCTCCACTCAAAACCCCTACTTTGATGAAGGGATTTTGGGGGCTGTAGTGGTAGATGATTCCCCAGTGCGATCGCTCTTCACCGAGTTTGTGCTACTGGTAAATGAATTAATGGCCGTGCATTTAAACGCTTTGGGTGTTCCCGCCATCTGGCGCACTCAAGGTACACCCGATGCCGAAGATGTGCAGGAAATGCTCAAATTAGCCATTAACTTGGGCGTGGAATTAGCACTAGATCCAGAAGTCGAAATTGAACCCTTAGATTACCAACACCTGACTAGAGCCTTTGCTGACTCCCCCTCAGAGCAAGTGTTGACTTATCTATTGCAAGATACCCTCAAACCATCGGTATACAGCACTACTCAGGGCAGTCACTTTGGGTTAGCACTCCCCCAATACATTCACTGTACTGCACCCCTGCGGCGTTACCCCGATTTACTCATCCAGAGAGTGTATTATCAACTACTAGAACACGGACGCGATCGCCGCAATACCCGTGTCAAAGAACGGGTGAACCTGCGCCACTCCTCCAGCCACACAGAAATTAACTGGAACGTCCTCCCCCCAGAATTGCAGCAAGAACTGCAAAGCGATTTAACCAGGGTAATTGTCCAAATCAACGACAGGGAAAAAGAAGTCCAAGAAGCCGAAGCCGACTTAGCCGGACTGCAAAAAGCCCAACTGATGAAACAGCGCATCGGGCAAGTTTTTCAAGGTGTAATTACCGGCGTGCAATCCTATGGTTTCTTTGTGGAAATTGAAGTTCCCTCTGGAGATGCGGAAGTGAAGACTAATCCCGGCGTACCGTTACGGGTAGAAGGACTCGTTCATGTTAGTTCCCTCAAAGATGACTGGTATGAATACCGCGCCAGACAACAAGCCCTATTTGGCAGAAAAAATCGCGCTTCTTATAGATTAGGCGATCGCGTCTCCGTCCAAGTTAAAAGCGTCGATTACTACCGTCAGCAAATAGATTTAGTTACCGTAGGTAGCGACGGACTAGTCAAAGGCTTAGGAGTTGGTGGTGTAAATGGTGATATTTCGGATATCTACCTAGCCAACGACCTTGAAGCCGATGATTTAGACCCTTATGCTGAGGAATAG